A single genomic interval of uncultured Sphaerochaeta sp. harbors:
- a CDS encoding DeoR/GlpR family DNA-binding transcription regulator — MSNIPASRQHDILTLIRQEGSVTVSLLAEQFSVSELTIRRDLDHLAKKGLVERTHGGATARRNLPVEPDYLQKASEYPQEKAAIAETVASFVEEGDTLYINSGSTTFEVIRAVASLEKRVTIVTNNIDAVYLCKESEHIRLILAGGIYRNRSHSVSGSLSSLIVSQIHANKAIIGVDGFSPSAGLTTPILEEAETTRAMIEHTVGKVFVVAASNKIGVVSNFKTVSLDQVDALVTDEKGAEIVQQMEIPESLEIIVATNTRSAV, encoded by the coding sequence ATGTCAAACATACCAGCAAGCAGACAGCATGATATTCTCACTCTCATCCGTCAGGAGGGGAGTGTAACGGTCAGCTTGCTCGCGGAACAGTTTTCTGTCAGTGAACTTACCATCAGAAGAGATTTGGACCACCTTGCAAAGAAGGGCTTGGTTGAGCGTACCCATGGAGGGGCGACGGCCAGGAGAAATCTTCCAGTGGAACCTGATTACCTACAGAAAGCAAGTGAATACCCCCAGGAGAAAGCTGCAATCGCGGAGACTGTTGCTTCCTTCGTGGAAGAAGGTGATACCCTCTATATCAATAGTGGTTCCACCACGTTTGAAGTGATCAGGGCCGTAGCATCCTTGGAGAAGCGGGTAACCATCGTCACCAACAACATAGATGCAGTCTACCTCTGTAAAGAGAGTGAACACATCAGACTCATTCTTGCCGGTGGTATCTACCGAAACAGAAGCCATTCAGTTTCAGGTTCCCTCTCTTCCCTGATCGTAAGCCAGATACATGCAAACAAAGCCATCATAGGTGTGGATGGGTTTTCCCCATCAGCAGGACTTACCACTCCAATCCTGGAAGAGGCTGAGACTACCAGGGCCATGATAGAGCACACGGTAGGTAAGGTGTTTGTCGTTGCAGCGAGCAACAAGATAGGGGTGGTATCAAACTTCAAGACTGTCTCCCTTGACCAGGTCGATGCCCTGGTAACGGATGAAAAGGGAGCAGAAATAGTGCAGCAAATGGAGATTCCAGAGAGTCTGGAAATTATCGTAGCAACCAATACAAGGAGTGCCGTATGA
- the tnpB gene encoding IS66 family insertion sequence element accessory protein TnpB (TnpB, as the term is used for proteins encoded by IS66 family insertion elements, is considered an accessory protein, since TnpC, encoded by a neighboring gene, is a DDE family transposase.), which yields MDINLEDYDFYIKPGVTDMRKGSPSLAYIVQNEMRLEPFSKSVFLFCGGTRRTIKAIVWDRNGWVEIIKRLECGSSFRWPNTEEEALQVEIPDLLLLLKGYDVWRRFPVLNPRYVG from the coding sequence ATGGATATCAATCTTGAGGATTATGATTTTTACATCAAGCCAGGGGTAACGGATATGAGGAAAGGATCCCCCAGCCTGGCATACATCGTTCAGAACGAGATGAGACTCGAGCCCTTTTCCAAGTCGGTGTTCTTGTTTTGCGGCGGAACCAGGAGAACGATAAAGGCAATTGTCTGGGACCGCAACGGCTGGGTCGAGATCATCAAGCGGCTTGAATGTGGCTCATCGTTCAGATGGCCCAACACCGAGGAAGAGGCGCTCCAGGTGGAAATTCCAGACCTGCTCCTGTTGCTGAAAGGCTATGATGTCTGGAGAAGGTTTCCCGTTCTCAATCCAAGATATGTAGGCTAA
- a CDS encoding alpha-galactosidase encodes MISKKDRLFNLSTKKTTYLFAITETGHLEHLYYGRYLSKDTISIDALAEKRSISIGTGTAYDSDHPTLFFNNLCMEYSTMGKGDYRESSIDISYSRGMHTLDFIVKSYRILPGKPRTFSGLPESYGDKATCTTLEVMLKEACLPLRLALTYTVFEDSNVITRRATLYNDSNEEVTIKNLASAQLDLDTDDWKLVTFDGAWSRERYMHERPLAPGIMINDSKSGVSSADHNPCIFLTKENGETIGMNLIYSSNHRELVETSPYGKVRVLTGINPATFSWNLAPQDRFQSPEAVMTYSPDALNGASQNFHHFINNHIIRGPWKFRERPVLINNWEATYFKFTEDKLINLAKESANLGIELFVLDDGWFGLRNDDTTSLGDWTVNPKKLPSGLENLSLEVHRLGMMFGLWVEPEMISIESQLYKKHPEWMIAIPGRRPSVGRNQYILDLTRPDVRDYLFKQLSDVWHFANVNYIKWDMNRVFSDLYSANREMKDHGEFFHRYILGLYELLEKLTAAFPNVLFESCASGGNRFDLGMLCYMPQTWTSDNTDALSRLYIQEGTSCGYPLSTMGSHVSDSPNHQTLRRSDLESRFNVAAFGVLGYELDVTKLKGQQKDAIKAQIAFYKAHRALLQYGTFTRVKLANSISNQVIWAVASQDKSELLVLFAQKLNPANPGSDKLRVEAVDLNAVYEVFPRQQRIDIKMFGNLLNRVSPLPITEGGIAQDTISKAVSLDSEVEHYRVTGEQVAWAGIKLNQQFGGTGYDAMTRVLGDFGSRIYIFKKIK; translated from the coding sequence ATGATTTCCAAGAAGGACCGACTGTTCAATCTATCAACGAAGAAAACCACCTACCTGTTCGCCATAACCGAAACAGGACACCTTGAACACCTCTATTATGGCAGATACCTCAGCAAAGATACCATCAGCATTGATGCGTTGGCAGAGAAAAGGAGTATCAGCATCGGCACAGGCACTGCCTATGACAGTGACCACCCAACCCTCTTCTTCAACAACCTCTGTATGGAATACTCTACCATGGGCAAAGGTGATTATCGAGAGAGTTCCATCGATATTTCCTATTCACGTGGTATGCATACGCTCGATTTTATCGTGAAGAGCTACAGAATCCTTCCTGGAAAGCCAAGAACATTCAGTGGCCTGCCCGAGTCCTATGGGGACAAGGCTACCTGTACCACCTTGGAAGTTATGCTGAAGGAAGCCTGTCTTCCCCTACGTCTGGCCCTCACCTACACGGTCTTCGAGGATAGCAACGTCATCACAAGGCGTGCCACCCTGTACAATGACAGCAACGAGGAAGTTACGATCAAGAATCTTGCATCAGCACAGCTCGATCTTGATACCGATGATTGGAAGCTGGTTACCTTTGACGGGGCATGGTCGAGGGAGCGATACATGCATGAACGCCCACTTGCTCCTGGAATCATGATTAACGACAGCAAAAGTGGCGTCAGCAGCGCTGATCACAACCCCTGCATATTCCTCACCAAGGAGAACGGGGAGACCATCGGAATGAACCTCATCTACAGCTCCAACCATCGGGAGCTCGTGGAAACATCCCCCTACGGCAAGGTCAGGGTTTTGACGGGTATCAATCCGGCAACCTTCAGCTGGAACCTTGCTCCGCAAGACCGTTTCCAATCCCCTGAGGCGGTAATGACCTACTCCCCTGATGCACTCAACGGGGCAAGCCAGAACTTTCACCACTTCATCAACAACCACATCATCCGTGGTCCTTGGAAGTTCCGAGAGAGACCAGTCCTGATCAACAATTGGGAAGCGACCTACTTCAAATTCACTGAGGACAAGCTTATCAATCTGGCGAAGGAGAGCGCTAACCTCGGTATTGAGCTGTTCGTCCTTGATGATGGCTGGTTCGGTTTACGTAATGATGATACCACCAGTCTTGGAGATTGGACCGTGAACCCAAAGAAACTCCCTTCAGGGTTGGAAAACCTCTCTCTTGAAGTACACAGGCTTGGTATGATGTTCGGGCTCTGGGTAGAGCCGGAGATGATAAGCATTGAGAGTCAGCTGTATAAGAAACACCCCGAATGGATGATCGCCATACCTGGAAGGCGTCCAAGCGTTGGACGGAACCAATATATTCTCGACCTAACTAGACCTGATGTACGGGATTACCTCTTCAAGCAACTCTCTGATGTTTGGCATTTTGCAAATGTGAACTATATCAAGTGGGATATGAACCGTGTATTCAGTGACCTCTATAGTGCAAACAGAGAGATGAAAGACCATGGTGAATTCTTCCACCGCTATATCCTGGGGCTCTATGAACTGTTGGAGAAGCTTACTGCAGCTTTCCCCAATGTACTCTTTGAATCATGCGCAAGTGGAGGCAACCGTTTCGATTTGGGCATGCTCTGTTACATGCCCCAAACCTGGACCAGTGACAATACTGATGCACTCAGCCGTCTGTATATCCAGGAAGGCACCAGCTGCGGCTACCCGCTCTCAACCATGGGCAGCCATGTGAGCGACTCTCCCAATCACCAGACCCTGAGAAGGTCGGACCTGGAGTCCCGCTTCAATGTTGCAGCATTCGGTGTCCTTGGGTATGAGTTGGATGTCACTAAGCTGAAAGGGCAACAGAAAGATGCCATCAAGGCACAGATTGCCTTCTACAAGGCACACCGCGCACTGTTGCAGTATGGAACCTTTACCAGAGTGAAACTGGCAAACAGTATATCGAACCAAGTAATCTGGGCAGTGGCAAGCCAGGACAAAAGCGAACTTCTGGTGCTTTTCGCCCAGAAGCTCAATCCTGCAAATCCAGGCTCAGACAAGCTACGTGTGGAAGCTGTTGATCTGAATGCGGTCTATGAGGTATTCCCACGCCAGCAGCGCATAGATATCAAGATGTTCGGGAATTTGCTCAACCGGGTCAGCCCGCTTCCCATTACCGAGGGAGGTATCGCACAGGACACCATCAGCAAAGCTGTCTCACTGGACAGTGAGGTTGAGCACTACCGAGTTACGGGAGAGCAGGTTGCCTGGGCAGGTATCAAGCTGAACCAGCAGTTTGGTGGAACCGGTTATGATGCTATGACCAGGGTCTTGGGTGACTTCGGCAGCAGAATCTATATCTTCAAGAAGATTAAGTAG
- a CDS encoding malic enzyme-like NAD(P)-binding protein: MQDDLTKRALDYHMKDGVPGKVSVVPSKPCQTADELGLAYTPGVAKPVLAIAENPEDAYKYTSKGNLVAVVSNGTAILGLGDRGALASKPVMEGKGVLFKRFADIDVFDIELDTKDPDKIIDIVKTMSPTFGGVNLEDIKGPECFRIEQELIKSCNIPIFHDDQHGTAIIATAGLMNSCEIVGKKLEEVKVVVNGAGAAGISCGKMFIAAGVKRENILMCDSKGVIYKGRAAGMTPEKEEFATDLPARTLAEAMVDADVFMGLSVADCVTPQMLLSMAKDPVVFAMSNPNPEIAYELAMETRDDLIMATGRSDYPNQINNVLGFPFIFRGALDVRSVVISEGMKMAAAKALAALAKEPVPVSVEKAYGGQKFSFGRNYIVPKPFDPRVIEWEAVAVAKAACEEGLAEKPITDWEGYRKSLVKRMEKYWN; encoded by the coding sequence ATGCAAGATGATTTGACCAAACGTGCACTCGATTACCATATGAAAGACGGAGTTCCTGGAAAGGTGTCCGTAGTTCCCTCCAAACCCTGTCAGACCGCTGATGAACTCGGCCTGGCATACACCCCTGGGGTTGCCAAGCCAGTCTTGGCTATTGCAGAGAACCCGGAGGATGCCTACAAGTACACCTCAAAGGGTAACCTGGTGGCAGTTGTTTCCAACGGAACCGCCATTCTCGGTCTTGGTGACCGTGGTGCATTGGCGAGCAAGCCCGTCATGGAAGGAAAGGGAGTACTCTTCAAGAGATTTGCGGATATCGACGTCTTTGACATCGAGCTCGACACCAAGGATCCCGATAAGATCATCGATATCGTAAAGACCATGAGTCCTACCTTCGGTGGTGTAAACCTTGAGGATATCAAGGGACCTGAATGCTTCCGCATTGAGCAGGAGTTGATCAAGAGCTGCAACATTCCGATCTTCCATGATGACCAGCATGGAACCGCCATTATCGCAACCGCTGGCTTGATGAACAGTTGTGAGATTGTCGGCAAGAAATTGGAAGAGGTCAAGGTTGTGGTCAACGGTGCAGGTGCTGCTGGTATCTCTTGTGGAAAGATGTTTATTGCCGCTGGAGTGAAGAGAGAGAATATTCTCATGTGCGACAGCAAGGGTGTCATCTATAAGGGAAGAGCCGCAGGTATGACTCCCGAGAAGGAAGAGTTTGCAACCGATTTGCCTGCAAGAACCCTTGCAGAGGCAATGGTCGATGCAGATGTATTCATGGGACTCTCTGTTGCAGATTGCGTAACCCCCCAGATGTTGCTTTCCATGGCAAAGGATCCAGTGGTTTTTGCAATGAGCAATCCGAATCCGGAAATTGCCTATGAGCTGGCAATGGAGACCAGGGATGACCTGATCATGGCAACCGGCAGGAGTGACTATCCAAATCAGATCAACAACGTACTTGGCTTCCCCTTCATCTTCCGTGGTGCTCTGGATGTCCGTTCAGTGGTTATCAGCGAAGGGATGAAAATGGCAGCAGCCAAGGCCTTGGCTGCTTTGGCTAAGGAACCTGTTCCTGTCTCGGTAGAGAAGGCCTACGGTGGCCAGAAGTTCAGCTTCGGTCGTAACTACATTGTTCCCAAGCCGTTCGACCCTCGTGTCATTGAATGGGAGGCTGTTGCTGTTGCAAAGGCTGCCTGTGAGGAAGGATTGGCTGAGAAACCCATCACTGACTGGGAAGGCTATAGAAAGAGCCTGGTTAAGCGGATGGAGAAGTACTGGAACTAA
- a CDS encoding IS66 family transposase: protein MDDMKITKENLARMSREDLAALALNLSSIVQKKDEEIANLRELYKLRTAERYLPSSEQIGWLFQELEILDAVLSEIPGKEEATEVAAHSRKKRPRVNACTAPAGTPVCDVFHTEGCDDVITGNDGISYKRVEDKVISKIAVVPRKIVVERHHYPQYRTLDVEADRDNNKRILFPSKTSTLGASPSLVAGVVVSKFDDHLPLYRQEEIFRRDGYFLSRQKLASWVITYYEELLPFVEYLKKRVYRSAFISKDETRVSVLNVKGPSGKVSKNGFMYITIGDTYDVQTRKTQSLVLLDYIQGRSREVLFEDMTKHGYTSHLMTDGLKGYLTYDKHCVCWVHAVRQLKKILKLNKHDMHALEIVKEVAKLYDIDEQYRKMLRCGEISTEQFLAARKQESEEVIDNVYAMAEDTRRQYSPKGAMGKALDYLYTYKPYMRTYLDVVEATPSNNSCELVAKAFATGRKNWLFSQSVDGADASAFFYSMIETAKRSSLNPMDYVEALCTFGPGCSTDEQREALLPWNIDLSILDELRNRRLNAKPDPQRTTVYNFVGATR from the coding sequence ATGGACGATATGAAGATCACGAAGGAAAACCTAGCCCGGATGTCACGTGAGGACCTTGCTGCATTGGCTCTCAACCTTTCTTCGATCGTTCAGAAAAAGGATGAGGAAATCGCTAATCTCAGGGAGCTGTACAAGCTCAGGACAGCAGAGCGATACCTCCCCTCATCCGAACAGATCGGCTGGTTGTTCCAGGAACTTGAGATCCTGGATGCAGTGCTTTCGGAAATTCCCGGGAAAGAGGAAGCCACCGAGGTTGCGGCACACAGCCGGAAGAAGCGCCCAAGGGTCAATGCCTGCACAGCACCTGCCGGAACCCCTGTATGCGATGTATTCCATACCGAGGGATGTGACGATGTGATCACCGGCAATGACGGTATTTCCTACAAGCGGGTCGAGGACAAGGTGATCAGCAAGATTGCCGTCGTTCCCCGCAAGATCGTGGTCGAGCGCCATCACTATCCCCAGTACCGCACACTTGATGTGGAAGCGGACAGGGACAACAACAAGAGGATCCTCTTTCCTTCCAAAACATCGACGCTAGGGGCATCCCCCAGCCTGGTGGCGGGTGTGGTGGTCAGCAAGTTTGACGACCACCTTCCCCTGTACCGGCAGGAGGAAATCTTCCGCAGGGATGGCTACTTCCTCTCAAGGCAGAAGCTGGCCTCCTGGGTGATAACCTACTACGAGGAGTTGCTTCCCTTTGTGGAGTACCTCAAGAAGCGGGTCTACCGTTCGGCATTCATAAGCAAGGACGAGACCAGGGTCTCGGTGCTGAATGTGAAAGGCCCTTCGGGCAAGGTTTCGAAGAACGGGTTCATGTACATAACCATAGGCGACACCTACGACGTGCAGACGCGCAAGACCCAGAGTCTCGTGCTGCTGGACTACATCCAGGGCCGTTCACGTGAGGTATTGTTCGAGGATATGACCAAGCATGGCTACACATCCCACCTGATGACCGATGGGCTCAAGGGATATCTCACCTATGACAAGCATTGCGTCTGCTGGGTCCATGCAGTACGACAGCTGAAGAAGATCCTCAAGCTCAACAAGCATGACATGCATGCACTGGAGATTGTCAAGGAAGTGGCCAAGCTCTATGACATCGATGAGCAGTACAGGAAGATGCTCCGTTGCGGGGAAATCTCAACAGAGCAGTTCCTTGCCGCCAGAAAGCAGGAATCCGAAGAGGTCATCGACAATGTGTATGCCATGGCCGAGGACACCCGCAGGCAGTACTCCCCGAAAGGGGCGATGGGAAAGGCCCTTGACTACCTGTACACCTACAAGCCGTACATGAGGACCTACCTGGATGTTGTCGAGGCGACCCCTTCGAACAATTCGTGTGAATTGGTGGCCAAAGCATTTGCGACAGGTCGCAAAAATTGGCTTTTTTCCCAATCCGTCGATGGAGCAGATGCCTCAGCCTTCTTCTACTCAATGATAGAGACGGCCAAACGATCTTCCCTCAATCCAATGGATTACGTGGAGGCCCTCTGTACCTTCGGTCCCGGCTGCAGCACCGACGAGCAGCGTGAGGCCCTGCTGCCGTGGAACATTGATCTCTCAATACTGGATGAGCTGAGAAACAGGCGTTTGAATGCTAAACCTGATCCACAGAGAACCACGGTATACAACTTCGTTGGCGCCACTAGATAG
- a CDS encoding AraC family transcriptional regulator has protein sequence MKEEHKEAVQRMLEFIDEHLSKPITLHQLTQAAQYSPWHSARMFKEATGMAPFTYLRHRRLSEAARRLEKPEQKVVDVAFGFVFDSHEGFTRAFSKQFGMNPHEFRQHWNEFVTNRAERRTTTPKQDSEGETTMKTVFVQVVDRPERKAIVKSSQKATDYLSYCEEVGCDVWEVLSSIKEALYEPVGMWMPENLRRIGTGEYMQGVEVPKDFAGTVPKGYDLIDLPVCQMMIFQGPPFEDEDYEEAIAGLWDVMKKYDPTFYGFAWADEDGPRFQMEPLGYRGYIEARPCKRI, from the coding sequence ATGAAAGAAGAACACAAAGAAGCGGTCCAAAGGATGCTGGAGTTTATTGATGAGCATCTAAGTAAGCCAATCACACTACATCAACTGACACAGGCTGCCCAGTATTCCCCCTGGCATAGCGCGCGAATGTTCAAGGAGGCTACTGGTATGGCTCCCTTCACTTACTTGAGGCACCGGCGTTTGAGTGAAGCCGCAAGAAGATTGGAGAAGCCAGAACAGAAGGTGGTGGATGTGGCGTTTGGCTTTGTGTTTGATTCTCATGAAGGATTCACAAGGGCGTTCTCAAAACAGTTTGGAATGAACCCCCATGAGTTCAGGCAGCACTGGAATGAGTTTGTCACGAATAGAGCTGAACGTCGCACAACAACCCCAAAACAAGATTCTGAAGGAGAGACAACAATGAAGACTGTATTCGTACAAGTGGTGGATCGACCGGAGCGAAAAGCTATTGTAAAGAGCTCGCAGAAGGCAACTGACTACTTATCCTATTGTGAAGAGGTTGGTTGTGATGTCTGGGAGGTCCTAAGTTCAATCAAGGAAGCACTCTACGAACCGGTAGGGATGTGGATGCCTGAGAATTTGAGAAGAATCGGAACTGGTGAATACATGCAGGGGGTAGAGGTTCCCAAAGACTTTGCTGGAACTGTTCCCAAGGGGTACGATCTGATTGATCTGCCTGTATGTCAGATGATGATATTCCAGGGCCCTCCGTTCGAGGATGAGGACTATGAGGAAGCAATAGCAGGACTGTGGGATGTGATGAAGAAGTATGATCCAACATTCTACGGGTTTGCCTGGGCAGACGAAGATGGTCCCAGGTTCCAGATGGAGCCATTGGGATACAGAGGATATATAGAAGCAAGGCCTTGTAAGAGGATCTGA
- a CDS encoding aminotransferase class I/II-fold pyridoxal phosphate-dependent enzyme: protein MMYPEDILTDDTYDFLNIERPVAAPLYQTSLFTFPTVQSLREALGDERSTHLYSRGNNPTVEQVEKRLALLEGGECAKLFSSGVAAIASAILSNVEQGDHIICSTDAYTWAKYISDTYLKRFGVSTTFVDTTNLEAVEQAITKQTKVIYLESPGTLMLRVQDLRKLAALARTHGITTIVDNTWATPIYQNPLQFGIDLVVHSASKYIGGHSDIIGGVVVGSKERVDHIFKTEFLPIGHVPDPFQAWLIQRGMRTLHVRLNYHYQSALKVCDFLYDHAAVEQVYYPMHSKSPYYALASSQMSGGSGLLSVRLKSSNRDKIEQAVDAMKMFRLGVSWGGYESLVFPTIATKEGDPSILRLHIGLEHTQTILEDLDHAFSLLKETV, encoded by the coding sequence ATGATGTACCCAGAAGATATACTCACCGATGACACCTATGATTTCCTGAACATTGAACGACCTGTAGCTGCACCACTATACCAAACATCGTTGTTTACGTTCCCTACTGTGCAAAGTCTCCGTGAGGCACTAGGCGATGAGAGAAGTACCCACCTGTACTCCAGAGGCAACAATCCGACAGTTGAGCAGGTAGAGAAAAGGCTTGCCTTGCTGGAGGGCGGAGAGTGCGCAAAACTCTTCTCTTCTGGAGTGGCTGCCATAGCAAGTGCCATACTGTCCAATGTCGAGCAAGGTGACCATATCATCTGTAGCACAGATGCTTACACCTGGGCGAAATACATTAGTGACACATATCTCAAACGATTCGGGGTTTCAACCACATTTGTTGATACCACCAACCTGGAAGCAGTCGAGCAAGCTATCACAAAACAGACAAAAGTGATCTATCTTGAAAGTCCTGGAACACTTATGCTGCGTGTACAAGACCTAAGAAAACTTGCAGCGTTGGCAAGAACGCATGGCATCACCACCATTGTTGATAATACCTGGGCAACGCCGATCTACCAGAACCCACTGCAATTTGGTATCGACCTGGTGGTCCATTCCGCTTCCAAGTATATTGGTGGTCATAGTGACATAATCGGGGGTGTCGTAGTAGGAAGCAAAGAGAGAGTGGACCATATCTTCAAGACTGAGTTCCTTCCCATCGGGCATGTTCCCGACCCATTTCAAGCTTGGCTCATCCAGCGAGGAATGAGAACATTACACGTCCGGCTCAATTACCATTACCAAAGTGCATTGAAGGTATGTGACTTTCTCTATGATCATGCTGCTGTAGAGCAGGTATACTATCCAATGCATTCAAAAAGCCCTTATTACGCACTTGCAAGCTCGCAAATGAGTGGGGGGTCGGGATTGTTGTCGGTTCGCCTGAAATCCAGCAACCGTGACAAAATTGAGCAAGCTGTAGATGCGATGAAAATGTTCAGGCTAGGTGTGAGTTGGGGCGGATATGAGAGTTTGGTATTCCCAACCATTGCAACCAAGGAAGGGGATCCGTCAATACTCCGTCTTCACATCGGGTTGGAACACACCCAGACCATTCTTGAGGACCTGGACCACGCTTTCTCCCTCTTGAAGGAAACCGTATGA
- a CDS encoding transposase: protein MNIFSRTWFHRFVVAFDNPNLLAKARTEAFPRAFTRERKLNFRRTILTILDVGRESSSLKQHRLSEYFRKPGEEMEVTQQAFSKARNQISEYPLRTLFEQQIEDEYQGLMGRLPARSDSGWTYLAVDGTKIALPNLPELREKYFCTGAKASSPTALGSCLYDISNNRLIDAAFSSEYNERSCAVSHMKRYEKLRPGDRKSMFTFDRGYPSIALIQEFEKMGMIYLMRCRTKFNREIDALPLGCDTTVTSEGSVIRVIKFELSSGQVETLITNDTEHKTGDFKQLYFMRWGIEGSYLLLKNRFQLENFTGKTENTLKQDFWATILASTMLMVLEEDVDEQISKEREDKGNKYEYQVNRNIFVGIMRDDLIYALTAKTPKTLTLRMNKIIQRAEKFVCPLKPGRTVPRAENKRKTKFHHNHKSNC, encoded by the coding sequence ATGAATATATTCTCCCGTACCTGGTTCCATCGTTTTGTTGTTGCATTTGACAACCCAAACCTTCTCGCCAAGGCAAGAACAGAAGCCTTCCCCAGGGCTTTTACCCGTGAGCGCAAGTTGAACTTCAGACGTACAATCCTTACAATACTTGATGTCGGGCGTGAGTCCTCCAGCTTGAAGCAACACAGGCTGTCCGAATATTTCAGGAAGCCAGGGGAAGAGATGGAAGTGACGCAACAAGCCTTCAGCAAGGCAAGGAACCAGATTTCCGAGTATCCGCTCAGGACTCTCTTCGAACAGCAGATCGAGGACGAGTATCAGGGTTTGATGGGTAGGCTTCCTGCCCGCAGTGACAGCGGATGGACCTATCTTGCTGTTGACGGGACCAAGATAGCCCTTCCCAACCTTCCCGAGCTGAGGGAGAAGTATTTCTGCACCGGCGCCAAGGCATCTTCCCCCACCGCCCTGGGCTCCTGCCTGTACGACATCAGCAACAACCGCCTGATAGATGCGGCTTTCTCATCCGAATACAATGAACGCTCCTGTGCGGTCTCCCATATGAAAAGGTATGAGAAGTTGCGCCCAGGGGACAGGAAAAGCATGTTTACCTTCGACAGGGGGTATCCCTCCATCGCTCTCATACAGGAATTTGAGAAGATGGGGATGATATACCTCATGCGCTGCAGGACCAAGTTCAACCGTGAGATTGATGCTCTTCCCCTTGGATGTGATACAACAGTCACTAGTGAGGGATCAGTCATCCGGGTCATAAAGTTCGAGCTCAGCTCAGGCCAGGTCGAGACCCTGATCACCAATGACACAGAGCACAAGACTGGGGATTTCAAGCAGCTGTACTTCATGCGTTGGGGCATCGAAGGCTCCTACTTGCTCTTGAAGAACCGATTCCAGCTGGAAAACTTCACCGGGAAAACAGAGAATACCCTCAAGCAGGACTTCTGGGCGACCATACTCGCCTCCACCATGCTCATGGTCCTTGAAGAGGACGTGGACGAGCAGATCAGCAAGGAAAGGGAAGACAAAGGCAACAAGTATGAGTATCAGGTTAACCGGAATATATTCGTCGGAATCATGCGTGACGACCTCATTTATGCGCTTACAGCAAAAACTCCAAAGACCCTGACATTGCGGATGAATAAGATTATCCAGAGGGCGGAAAAGTTTGTCTGCCCCTTAAAACCAGGGCGGACAGTACCAAGGGCGGAAAACAAGCGGAAGACCAAATTCCATCATAATCACAAGTCAAATTGTTGA